One segment of Anastrepha obliqua isolate idAnaObli1 chromosome 3, idAnaObli1_1.0, whole genome shotgun sequence DNA contains the following:
- the LOC129243056 gene encoding N-alpha-acetyltransferase 60 has protein sequence MFKYIFTLVCLHMYNKHNLPQSSVSRADIEHHVPLCSITDVQLRFLVPDDLTEVRTLCQDWFPIDYPLSWYEDITSSSRFFALAAVYNLTIIGLIVAEIKPYKNLNKEDKGILPDSMGRNADIGYILSLGVHRKHRRNGIGSLLLDSLLNHLTTAERHSVKAIFLHVLTTNQPAILFYEKRRFHLHSFLPYYYNIRGKGKDGFTYVTYINGGHQPWTLLDHFKHYASKLRHAGVVFTWISARLRQVVRWICHKTVSRFNFAH, from the exons atgtttaaatacatatttacattggtttgcttacatat GTACAATAAACACAACCTGCCTCAGTCAAGTGTCAGTCGTGCTGACATCGAGCATCATGTTCCGCTTTGTTCTATCACTGATGTTCAGTTGAGGTTCCTTGTTCCAGACGACTTAACTGAG gtGAGAACATTGTGCCAAGATTGGTTTCCCATTGATTATCCACTGTCATGGTACGAAGATATTACTTCGAGTTCGCGGTTTTTCGCACTTGCAGCTGTTTACAATCTGACGATTATTGGATTAATAGTAGCTGAAATTAAACCATACAAAAATCTAAACAAAGAG GATAAAGGGATTCTACCCGATTCGATGGGTCGTAATGCTGATATCGGGTATATACTATCATTAGGGGTGCATCGGAAGCATCGTCGGAACGGAATTGGCTCATTATTATTGGACTCGTTGTTGAATCACTTGACGACCGCCGAACGACATTCGGTGAAAGCAATTTTTCTACACGTGCTAACCACAAACCAACCTGCCATACTATTTTATGAAAAACGAAG ATTTCACCTGCATTCTTTCCTTCCATACTATTACAATATACGAGGGAAAGGGAAAGATGGTTTTACTTATGTCACTTACATCAATGGAGGTCATCAGCCATGGACATTATT AGACCATTTCAAGCATTACGCATCGAAGCTTCGGCACGCTGGTGTAGTTTTCACATGGATTTCGGCGCGCTTGAGGCAAGTTGTGCGTTGGATTTGCCATAAAACAGTGTcacgttttaattttgcacattAA